Proteins encoded within one genomic window of Triticum aestivum cultivar Chinese Spring chromosome 2D, IWGSC CS RefSeq v2.1, whole genome shotgun sequence:
- the LOC123051663 gene encoding uncharacterized protein, which yields MAVAVADAVLPSPPLPPPPPPARIVVVVLALVHLALAPMLALGRALCVAAGALPYLGFGVAWVISAATAGQVVASRAWGESSAQFLFLQAIMYWGLKVLIYSILVLVALLALLMCVAYVFALVSGSTSAFKKSASGAFTRESVADMFRLPRTAVLGYVADVAFFLLMVTGLLVAMLSPHVEGSISQGEMVASVIIDVALFGMHATACFVIIPALVLSVWRGGQADRKVPSQFC from the exons AtggccgtcgccgtcgccgacgcggtgctgccctcgccgccgctcccgcccccgcccccgccggcgCGGATCGTCGTCGTGGTGCTGGCGCTCGTGCACTTGGCCCTCGCCCCGATGCTCGCGCTGGGGCGCGCCCTCTGCGTCGCGGCGGGAGCCCTCCCCTACCTGGGCTTCGGGGTCGCGTGGGTCATCTCCGCGGCCACGGCTGGACAGGTCGTGGCGAGCCGCGCCTGGGGCGAGAGCTCCGCCCAATTCCTGTTCCTGCAGGCCATCATGTACTGGGGCCTCAAGGTCCTCATCTACAGCATCCTTGTGCTGGTCGCGCTTCTCGCCCTGTTGATGTGCGTGGCCTACGTGTTTGCACTTGTATCTGGATCCACTTCGGCATTCAAGAAG AGCGCATCAGGAGCATTCACGCGGGAGTCGGTTGCAGACATGTTTAGGCTTCCGCGCACCGCGGTGCTTGGATATGTTGCGGATGTGGCCTTCTTCCTTCTAATGGTCACTGGTCTTCTGGTGGCGATGCTGTCGCCGCATGTGGAGGGTTCGATATCTCAGGGTGAAATGGTCGCCTCCGTAATCATAGATGTGGCACTATTTGGTATGCACGCGACAGCTTGCTTTGTTATCATCCCAGCGCTCGTTCTAAGTGTGTGGAGGGGTGGCCAGGCGGACAGGAAAGTGCCATCGCAGTTTTGTTGA